DNA sequence from the Fusarium verticillioides 7600 chromosome 2, whole genome shotgun sequence genome:
TAAGGTGGACAAAGTACTGTACATCACGGATACGAGCGGAGAACAAACGATAAAAGCAGTTTTAATGGAGTCGAGTTGGCTGACATTTGATGATCATTTCAAATCTGGCATACAGGTGACAGGTTCTGGAGGGCACTCGGATTGCCTATATGCAGAATCGTGTAGAAACAAACTCGTCCGACCGATTTTTGGTCAAATAAGGAAAATGTCCTCCCCCTGGTAACACACTCGAGCTCATAGCCCAGTGCTCTAAAACAAAGGCGCTCTTCTCGGCATAAGCTCGTTATAGCTGCGTTGACTGTCCGCTCCACGGACAAACAGCGTTTCCCTGGCGCTTCTCATAGTTGAATCCGTCCAGACCCTTGCCTCATACGCTGAATGTCTAATATCCTGACTTGACGAGGTAGTCGGCAAGACCTTCGACGGTAGAGGTGGCGTTGCCAGCGACCTGGGCCTCACCATGGtggccgatgacgatggcctGGCCAGTCTtcgcaacagcaacaccgaGGCGGCCCTGTTGTGATTAAGATGTTAGTCAAAGGAGATGGGATTCGTGAATTGGGCGTCGTACCGATCGGGCGTAGATACTCCGGTCCTCGGCTCGGGCCATAACGTAACGCTCGCCAGCAATGTAGAGACCCTCAGCGAaagccttgtccttggcagCCGAGTCACCGCCAACGATGGCAGATATggccttcatctcctcggGCTTGAGCTATAGTGGGGTTGCAAGGTCAGTTTTGTTCATTAACGAGGGGCTAGCCCATCGATCCGAGAGGTCGAGTCGGTGAAGGAGGGTGCCGTACCTGGAGgtcaggagaagaagcccaagcgCTGTCGCCCGCAGCACTGATGATGGCGCCCTTGTCAATATGACCGGAGCCGACAAGGCTATCGAGACGAAAAATGTCAGCATTCGATCGGTATTCGTGCCGGAAAGCATGATCAAAGGTTATGATCAAGACTTATGGGATCGATTGTATATACCTTGAGTCGATGTATGCTATATCGATGGAAAATTTATCATGTCAGCTTTTTTGTCCAACTTCAAGTCAGGGTTTCGAGATAGAGGTATTTGGAGGCGGTGATGAGGAACAAGGAGGATGGCGGGGGAGGGGAAATCGATAGCGGGACGGTGTAGGATAGTAGAGACAGTGAGAAACTGACCTTGCCACGACATAGTGATGCGAGATGTGTGAAATTATAGGAACTAAGTGGTTGCAAGTAagacgagaaggatgagagtTGCGACGcgagggcaagaaggttTAGAGGTGAGGTTTGTTTTGGCGGGGGAGGTTGTCGACTGCTCTGATGTGGTGATTCTTTGGAGCTTTGCCCCTCCAGGCCGCCATGAGTCCCCGCCAAAAAATGTTATCAAGCTCCAATGCTGTCCAATGAGTATTGGATACTTTTGTCGGTGACAGTTCATCGGTCATGGGACTGGTACTGTGTACTTGCAAACCCAACGGTTCTCAGACATGTCGGTCGGCAtgatcagcagcagcatgcTTTCATGTCACGCATTTTTCTGCATTCCGAGATCACTTGCCTGTGTGACGTTCGATCCAGGCACGCAGAGGCTGTTGACTCAGCAGTAAAATGATGTGAGATCTTTGGACCTAACCTATACCTAGTAGTTGAGGAAGCTACTCAATTTTCGACGTCACCCGTAGAGCTTGAACTGGCATTGGAGCTACGGGAAACGACTCTAGACGGCCCGTTGCTACTGTAGACGGCAATATCCGCCAAGACTTCGTGTCCCCTTGGTCCATGTTCGCTTCTAGGAACGACCTAGTAGACGAATATTAACCCCAA
Encoded proteins:
- a CDS encoding profilin — encoded protein: MSWQAYIDSSLVGSGHIDKGAIISAAGDSAWASSPDLQLKPEEMKAISAIVGGDSAAKDKAFAEGLYIAGERYVMARAEDRSIYARSGRLGVAVAKTGQAIVIGHHGEAQVAGNATSTVEGLADYLVKSGY